The DNA region GCTTACAACTTGAACCATAGTTTCCAAGTGTTAACCTTTGTTGTATCTTGTATAATCCACTGCTTGATTTGTCTTGGATGCCTTGCATGAAAGTCAGGACTTGAAACCTTGAGATCCACAGCATTAGAAAtagtcttatcaagtgatcaagggacttttgatcacttgaataaACTGTGGGATTATATATGATTAAAGGATTTAgttaatcaaaatttcttttgatcaactTTAATCAAAGGGTTTGAGTTAATTGGTAATTATGGTTAACCTAATCTATAGGTTAAAAATATGTACAAGATCTACCTAAGGGATCATCCACATGTTAAGGTCAAATTAATCATCCATTATCAAATATCACATGAAAATTAATGGTTAAGAGACCAATTATTCTAAACAAATTCCTAATCCTAAGAAAACATGAAAATTGGTTAAAAGACAATTAAATCACAAAATCAAAATAAAGTTTAGACAAGAATCAAATTGATTAAAAATCAATTAAGAATAGTTAAAACTCTACCTAATTAAAATTTTACaattttaattaaaattctaaaatttaTTAATCCTAAAACTCTAATTAAATCTAAATTTCTAAAATTCCAAAGTTCCAAATCTAATTAACCTAAAATTCTAGTTAATTTCTAGTATTCTAAATAATCAAGAGAATTAAAATTCTATTTTTATTATCAAAACAAAATGATCCTTAAAAATAAGTGTGCATgtttataataatttttgtggAAAATACATATGATTATTTTCTAATATTGATTTAGTTACCCATTCAAAATGGACATGGGCTGTTTTTGTATTAAAAAAAAGAGTTAATATCATATTAGTTAGAGGTGTAACTATATTATACTAAGTAAAAAAGTCATAATTAAGATAAGATAAAAAGGTGATATTAGTAACATGGAATGGGAAGAATAATTGTTGTATATTGTGTGTAGCATGTTTATCTCGTGCATATGCTAAACCGATGTAAATCGCAACATAACAACCATGAATATCCAATACAACAATTACACGGATATATTACTATTGTTAATGTCAGATCATGAAATAAGTTATGTTATTAATTTAATGCACAGTTGAGATCATAGCTATTAAAACTAAAActattaatatattttttaagGCTACTAAATATATTGAAAAAAGCTACAAACTAAAGCTACTAGAATAAGTAAAAACCTGGGGTTTGGGTACAGCTGTCGGTGCAGTTGAAAAAAATATCGGTTTCGAGCAAGTTTTTGATAACGGCCAACGGAATCAAATTGGACGAGTAAATATATGGTTGGAATCAGAATTTTACAAAGAATTTAAATACATATTGCAAATTGTGAAATAAGCTATGAATTATATCGAAAATAATAAAAGTGGGCGAAAGTTCTACTTAAGTGCGCGTCAGTTCTTACTTAAGTGCGCGTCAGTTCCGCTAAAACATGCATATGAACGAAAAACTAATTATATATTGACGAACAACGTGAAAAATCGATTCAAATGGTATAATCACATGTTAATAATAGTTAAGAATTAAAGAATCATTATTATCAAGTTTATGTGTTCCATGCAAAAGTAAGTGATCATCtaataaaaaaattcaaaacaatAGCTTAAATCAATCAACCAACAAACATTCAATAATTCATGGCAAGGGTGTGGAAGAGTTAAAGGATTACCGACGGAGCGGAGATTTTCTCCGTAGCGTTGAAAAATGGAGCACCGAAAAGAAACTCGGAATATATCAAGAATAAGCTTCATTAATCCAATTAACTTCCAAGCTTTGATAATTATTCTTGATGATGAATAAATGTAGAAGATGAATCATGAATGTAGAATATTGATGAATAAGCTTGAATTGATGAATCttggatgatgattgttgataaATCTTGATAAACTCTAGATGATGATTGTTGTAGAAATTCTTGATGAATGATTTTTGATGATAATGCTTAAATTGTTGATGATAATATAGAAATTGTTGATAACTAAGTTCCACCATTTTAGAGCTTCAATGTGAAATTATAAATGGTGATGGAAATTAACTTTAGTGAGGGTGAGGGAGAAGAtgaatattgagagagaaattgAGAGAGAATAGAAGAAAAATGGTGGAAAAATAATGGTCattatgaattttctaagttagGTTAGTGATATTAGCTAAAACCAAAATTATGAGAAATAACATGTTTATATAGAATTGATAGATGAATGATCACCCTTGAATTGTGATCCAAGTAATTGGTTTATCAATGGTTAGAAGTTAATTTAATCCTTAGTTACAAATCACCAATTTCAACCATATGATTAATTGTTAAGAGTGGCTATGATTGAGTGAAAAAAATGGAAGTTGAGATTTGTGATTGTTGGAAAGTTTTGTGTTAGTTTGGAAGTTATGGTAGTTAAGAGTAATTAGGTAAATTTAAGGCTTGTGGAGAAATAGGTAGTTAAGGGTAGTTAAAGACCAATGATGTTGGAGTTTAGAAAAAGTACCAAGTTAGGATGTAAGACAAAGAGCTACTAGTAATTAACTTGAATTTTTATGCATTTGCCTTTATTTTTCTACCACTTTTGGCTTGAATTTTGAGTGGCTTAACCCATGACTTTTAATACTTTTGAGAAGTGATATTTTcaaataaatgaatgaaatcttCCTTTTATTCCATCTTTGCTCTTTCCTTTGAATCCAAGCAAACCTCTGAAATTAAGTGATGATCATTTTAATCCCCTCTAATAACCatgaatctcaaataaagagatgatccCCACCACAGGTAAGATAGGAAATAAACTCGAATAATTATCAAATAATATCCACCTCAAAAATCCACTTAAACCAATTAAATCTATTATTACCGAACCTTTTGCCTAAATTTGTTACCATATTCAAATGTCGATGAATGCATGATCAAATAGAAAAATTATGCAAATGAACAAAATCATAAGTCAAGCGAATTGAATAAAAAAAGTaaggcaaattttggggtatgacaggttGACCGGAAGATATTAATCAATCAAGGTAAAGAATGTGATTTCAGGATAGATGAGAATGGTGTAACGAGATTTCAGGACAAGGTTTGTGTACCTGATGTGATAGAGCTTAAGAAGAGCATTCTTGAAAAAGGTTATAAAAGTGGTCGGAGTATTCATTCTGGTGCCACTAaagatgtatcaagatttgaagaaaaTGATTTGATGGCCAAGAATAAAAAAGGAGATAGTTGAGTTTGTTTATGCTTGCTTGACTTgccagaagtcaaagattgaacatcataagTTGTTTGGTCTGATGCAACCGTTGAGTATTCCTAAATGGAAATGGGATGgtatttccatggattttgtgacaaGTTTGTTGGAGACGATGAATGGATGTGATTCCAtttgtatattgagaaggttgttagcttgcatggtattccttAGAGTATTTTATCCGATAGAGATTTGAGATTTATGTCGAGATTTTGGCAGAGTTTGCAGGAAGCCGTGGATACTAAGTTGAAGTTAAGTTCTATTTATCATCCGCAAACAGGTGTTCAAACAGAAAGGACTATTTAATCCTTGGAGGATCTATTAAGGGCTTGTGTGCTAGAacaaggaggtgcttgggataactacttgtcgttgattgagttcacctaTAACAACAATTTATATtctagtattggaatgacaccATATGAGGATTTGTATGGTAGGATGTGtaggacacctttgtgttggtataaatcaggtgagagtgttgtgaTTGGACCTAAGATTGTACAGCAAACATctgagaagatcaagatgattcaagagaagatgaaagctttGTAGAGTCGCTAGAAGAGTTACCATAATAAGAGGAGGAAAGCACTTAAATTCTAggagggagatcatgtgtttttGTGAGTTATTCTAGTAACTAGTATTGGTCGAGATTTGAAATATTAAAAGTTCACGCCACATTTTATTAGTCTCTATCATATTATGAAGCGAGTAGGAGAAGTGGTCTACAAAGTTGCATTATCATCGTTTCTTTCAAATCTTCACGATGTAtttcatgtgtctcaattgaggaagtaTATTCCTGATCCGTCTCATGTGATTCAATTGGAAGATGAGCACTCGGGAGACAAGGAAATCTTCACGAAGTGGTCTACTAGAGAGAAATTGACCGCTGAGGCATCTCCCTTGAGAGTAGAGGATCACAAAGTTAAGCACTTGAGAGACAAGGAGATTGCGCTAGTGAAGGTGGTATCGGGAGGACCTGCTGGTGGAAGCATGAAGTGAGAGCTGAAGAGTCAAATGAGAGAGTCGTATCCGACTCTGTTTCCTtcaggtaattttcgagggcaAAAATTCTCTAAGCGGGGAGACTTGTAACATCCCGgaatttgattaatttatttaatcagattattaatattttttatttaacTATTTGGTATGTGTCGTGTTTTAATTAATTATGTGTTTGGAATTGTATGTGTAATTGGAGCATTGGTGGGGTGTAGTGAGAGCATTGATGAATGGTGGAAGTATTATAATAATTAATATACTTAAAATGATTAGAATAAATAATTGTTtatgattaattaattaaataagTAGAAATATGAGTTTAAGGGTGGTAGGAAATTAAAGAATATGAGGGGGGAGGGGGTGAAAGTTGCAACATAAGTTGGGTCTTAGTGTAATTTTTAAGAGATTAAAAATTAGGTTTGAGATAAATAGTGGTTAGTAGAGTTTTTGAGAAAAAGAGCACATGAAAACATAATTTTGGAAGAATAGAGGCAAGGTAAGGCTAGGACATGAAGAGGGAAGAAAAACCTTGATCCAATTTTGAATTTTTGCAAGGAACCTAAGATAAAGGGGATAAAGTGTTTTCTCTATGGGTGTATAGCATGAAAGGGTAGAGAAGAGAGGTCCTTACTCTCTTTAGGGATTGTGTGAATTGTCTATATGTTATTATTGATTTATGTGATTCTGAAAAATTGATCAATTAATGTGTGATTAATTAAATTCGTGATTGAATTATAGGTATAATATTATGTTTCTGTACATATGTGTTGATTTCATTGTTAGAGTTGTGGAAGGTTTCAACATAAACATGATTTTGATGAATTCAGTGAATCAACTATGTAATTTTTATGATTTGTCATGTTGTAATAATGCTACAACATGTGATATAATTTTATGGGCGTTTGGGGATGTTTTGGACTAAATTGGAGGAGTTTGGAGGTTCTACATTGCAAAAATCGCGTTTCTGGTGCTACAAGTTTGGACGACCTCGCCCAATGAGCTCGGATGGCGATTTTTGCCCTGTGAGCTTCGCCCAGTGAGTTGTTGTGCTTTCCTGGCAAGGATGACTTCACTGAGTTGTTGTTCGCAACTCGAATCATCGTAACTTGAGTTTTGGGACACAAACTGAGATGCGGTTCGAAGCGTTGGAAAGCTAACGTGCAGAGCCACATTATGGTAGTGCCTTGTGAGATGAATTTCCATGTTTGAATGGTGTATGAGTATATTTTGTGAAGTGTGTGTATGATTGTGTGACTTATTGTACATGCTTGATGATGAATCAATGTTGCGATGATTTAACATGATTGGGTGTTATATGTCAATATGTAACTGATGTGGTGTTGCTGTTTGGTGATGTTATACGGTGTGAATATGATTTATATTGTGTATGAAATGATGATTATATGGCGATTAATCATGTATTGTTGGTGTGCATCGTTGTTGTTATTGGTTGGTAGTAATTCATGAGGGGGAATTACTATTGTGTGTCAATGCATGTTGTTTATGGTCAGAAGCGGGCATGTAaacattattattgttgttgtattGATTTGTATGGATATGCATAATTGTGTCGTGTTGTTGAAATAGGCATGCTCGCTAGTTCAGAAGGGGGTACTAGTGGTTTGTTCCAAGCTCAGAAGCGGGGCTCGGAGCTCATAAGAGGGGGCTCATGGGTTCATAAGGGAAGACCCAGTTTCATAGAGTACCAATTTTTGAGTTGATACCACATGCATAAGTGTCATGTTGTATTGTGAGTCGTATTGCATACCTATAATAGTATATTATTGTGAATGGGTGTAAGATTATGGTGATGATGATTGTGAATTGGATGTATGATGTGTTCTGTATTTCTTTACCTTCACATTCTTTACACTGTTCATATTCAAAGTTGTTTCTCACCCATTTGCTTaatgttgtccaccatggacatcttgcagatactcaagagtaaATTTGTTGTTGTGTGTGGAATGTGGCTTATTAGAGCTACTCTTCATGTTTACTTATCGCTTTTATCGTACATTAGTGGTTTTAGCACTCTGATCTTGTAACAACGAGAATGGAGTGTTTATTATGTTTTTGCGTTAATGTTAATTTGGTGTTTTACGAGTTTAATACTTTATTGGTGAAGTTGACTTGAAATATTTTAGTATGTTGATTCCGCTGTGTCATTTCAAATGTTTTGATGATTTTGATTTTGGTGAACgttggtgacaccttaaattatcaagtaatattttttatataaGTTTCGGGGTTTAGGATGTTACAAAATATACATAGATTTCAACAGATAATATAGTAAcatatatattaaaaatattaCTCTAAGGTGTAATTAAATTATAAAGCCCTTGAGTGACTCTTGGAAATACTTAGCTTAAATATCGTTTTCATTCCATGGTCTTAACAAACCTCTCGCCCTTAACAACCGGGATTAAGTTACCACCCTCCTAGAAAACGCGGGTCAAAGTTTAGAGTCAGTATCAAAGTCTTCGTTTTGTCCCTGATACGCAAACTAGATTCAATATCTCACAAGGTTTCACCTTTCTAGGCGTCAGAAGTTAACTATCATGATTTCTTTGCAAACCTTCCTAGGATCGACCGCGGATACGTATAGGCTTTTTGACTTTTCTTTCGTGTCATGTCGTGCTCCAGGTAGGTCGACGGCCGCGACGAGTGACTCTTTGATCTTATTGTCGCACTCCTATCTTAGGATAGGCAAATATAGTTTTGCGGCTAGTGCTGAAAATTTTGGCCTTCCTAAAGCATCATCGATGGCCTCCTCGAGGAGATATGAAGAGATGTCTACCTATAGTTCTTTCTTCCTTCTCTTCTTTGATCAATCTTGGGAGACCTATGATCTTGCGTGGATGAGGGATGGAATAAAAAAATGTTAATAGGCTTTAATCCTTGTGTATCCTCGAATCACGCATTTgcaaccatatatatatatatatatatatatatatatatatatatatatatatatatatatatatatatgcttaAATAGCCATTTTTGTTTGGAAATAATTCATTAATGTTAAATATTTTGGATTTTAATCTTTAAAGTCAAAATTCGCAGAAAAATTTGAGGGGTTTCCTACCGATTTTCCTTTGAAATTTTATGTGGATTTAAAATCTGCAGTTTTCTTGTGGATTTTCTTTCGAATTTTCTACGAATTTTTAACCAAAATACTCTAACATTTGGGGACCAGTCCAAAAAACAAAAATTCAAAGCCCAAATTGAAAAACAAGTCAACTTACGAATCAAATGATTATTTAAACCATATATAttacaaaataataaaatcattattaaactaatgtttatttattttataacttaacaataaaaaatttaaaaacatttttaatcctgttataaatttaaaataataagaTATTTTATAATTGTTGAACATGAGTAATGAGTACATGTATCAGTACTTATGTCCTTATATGGTATGTATATGACTTTGATCCTGACATGGATACCCATTTTTATTCTAAGAGATAAGAATATCTACAATTTGATTATATATTTTTATCTAAATCTAATCATGATATCTACAATTTAATTATAGATTTTGACTAGAATCTAAtcatgaaaatgaaaatgaaaatgtATGTGAGCTAAGGCTTCAAACAACTAAAATGTAAAAAGAAGTTAAACTATCGAAGATTTTTTATAGTATGTTTTTTATGAATGGACCATTTCTATATATCATAATATACACTCCTTAAAAGGTGTAGGTGAGTTTGGCAAATATGAGAATACATAACTTTACTTACacaatctctctctctctcctcttGTCATCTTTTGTGTTTCTCCTCTACCTTCTTAATTTGTTTCACCATATCAGTGTTTTTAATAGCCTTTATTTATTCTTAGGAATCAACACAGTAACTGCATATGTTTCAAAGTACATAGAAAAGCCAAACCTGAATTGAAACTCTCCATCAAGATTTTATTTATAAGGAAACAGGAGAAACATAATCAAACAatagaaagaaaaataaaatctGACTTTACGAATTCCACTTTTAATTTCCATTCCATTTACACAAGTCTATCAAACCAAAAAAAATATTGAAGAAAAACAAAGAtacagaaagaaaaaaaagaagatgaagatgaagaaaaaacaaaaaacaaaaaaaaacaacctAGTAATTAGTACTTCAATTCTAAACGTCTAGCACATGAAGTACAACAATATTTTCTCTTAATGTTAAAGCACATAGGCAAAAAGCAAAACCTCCATTGCATCTCAACATCCATAGCTTCAACTTTTCCACTACAATAAGGACAAGAACCTGATGCTTGTTGTCTTCCCAATTCCTTCTCTTCTTCTTCACATACATAAACAAACCACATTTTTCTCCTCCTAGATTTCTTCTTCGATTTCACCTCTGTTGTTGTCTGAGATTTTTTGCCTATTGTTGTGGTCTGGTTCCTTTGCTTAGATTTAGCTGCagaaaaattatttttaattttgaaaGAAAGACCCATCAATTGCACTTTATTTATACAATATCCAAAATGTGTTTCTTGCTGGTGATGCTTGTTAAATAAATAGAATATTCCCTTTATTTGATTATTTCaactttttttttcttctcttttcaCTTCACTTCACTTGTGTTTTGTTTTTTATGGAATGAAAATAATGTTTAAGAAAAGGCAAAAATGACTAAAAACTTTGTATGGAAACTTTTATGGTAAAGACGgctttaatttatttttcatgaaatatTAAGGTGTCACGCCGTAGATTTGGACTATCTTCAATATTTGTTCTAAATGTTTCTAGcatgtttatttttattttagttCAACTAGGTCATTTAATTGAACTATCCCTTCCACTATTATAATATGTTTTTTTACAACGTGTTGCTATGGACTAATGTGTTTATTTATTAAATTTATACAATATATTAAAATGTAAAAAAGTATGCAATTATTAGATTAATTTTAACTAATGACATAAGAATGCATGCCTTCATATTTAATTTAGAGAGAGAGATATTTTTCTCGAAAAAATATCtcattaaaaaataaattatatttaatattaaaaataatatatatatatatatatatatatatatatatatatatatatatatatatatatatatatatatatatatatatatatatatatatatatgttttgtGAATTAGAGATAGATGTAGTTGGAAAATCGATAGTGATAATGGCGGATCGTGGCTTCCAGATGCGGTAAAGTGGGGGAACCTGCAAAATTAACACTCCAACGCTCAAGTCAGTATATGAGAATGAAGAGTGAAATGAAATCGGATTTGAAATCTATTACCTCAATTTGACGTCTTCCCTATATATAGAGGGGGAAATAACTAACTAGTCATTTGTTAACCATGATTT from Lathyrus oleraceus cultivar Zhongwan6 chromosome 1, CAAS_Psat_ZW6_1.0, whole genome shotgun sequence includes:
- the LOC127115766 gene encoding uncharacterized protein LOC127115766 yields the protein MGLSFKIKNNFSAAKSKQRNQTTTIGKKSQTTTEVKSKKKSRRRKMWFVYVCEEEEKELGRQQASGSCPYCSGKVEAMDVEMQWRFCFLPMCFNIKRKYCCTSCARRLELKY